The following coding sequences are from one Mycobacterium bourgelatii window:
- the mptB gene encoding polyprenol phosphomannose-dependent alpha 1,6 mannosyltransferase MptB, whose translation MAGRHHTLSSSIASLHGDEQTVGSPLNPAELQALKRTRLFGATGTVLMAIGALGAGARPVVQDPTFGVRLLNLPSRIQTVSLTMTTTGAVMMALAWLMLGRFALGKRRMSRGELDRTLMLWVLPLLIAPPMYSKDVYSYLAQSQICRDGLDPYRVGPASGLGLGHVFTLSVPSLWRETPAPYGPLFLWIGRGISALTGENIVAAVLCHRLVVLIGVVLIVWATPRLARRCGVAEVSALWLGAANPLLIMHLVAGIHNEALMLGLMLTGAEFALRGLDAARLKPTSWRPGPDWEPLGMLLGGSILIVLSSQVKLPSLLALGFVTTALAYRNGGTVKALLLTGSAMAGLSVAVMALVGWASGLGFGWVFTLGTANVVRSWMSPPTLLALGTGQVGILLGLGDHTTAILALTRGIGVLIIMVVVSWLLLAVFRGRLHPIGGLGVALGLTVLLFPVVQPWYLLWAIIPLAAWATRTGFRVAAIMVTLIVGILGPTANGDRFALFQIIDATLASIIIVVVIIAVTYTRLPWRALPEDDEANVPVGAHAASDTAPVEQDPTVASQVSPATPRSKAAPDAYADST comes from the coding sequence ATGGCAGGCCGCCACCATACGCTGAGCTCCTCGATCGCGAGCTTGCACGGTGACGAGCAGACGGTGGGCTCACCGCTCAATCCCGCCGAGCTCCAGGCGCTGAAGCGCACCCGCCTCTTCGGCGCCACCGGCACCGTGCTGATGGCGATCGGCGCACTGGGCGCCGGGGCGCGGCCCGTCGTGCAAGACCCCACTTTCGGGGTCCGGCTCCTCAATCTCCCGTCGCGCATCCAGACGGTGTCGTTGACCATGACGACCACCGGCGCGGTCATGATGGCGCTGGCCTGGTTGATGCTCGGCCGGTTCGCGCTGGGCAAGCGTCGCATGTCGCGCGGGGAGTTAGACCGCACGCTGATGCTGTGGGTGCTGCCCCTGCTGATCGCGCCGCCGATGTACAGCAAGGACGTCTACTCCTACCTGGCGCAAAGCCAGATATGCCGGGACGGGCTCGATCCGTACCGAGTCGGGCCGGCCTCCGGGCTGGGTCTTGGTCACGTGTTCACGCTGTCCGTACCCAGTCTGTGGCGGGAGACGCCGGCGCCCTACGGTCCCCTGTTTTTATGGATCGGCCGCGGCATATCGGCACTGACCGGGGAAAACATTGTCGCCGCCGTGCTGTGCCACCGGCTGGTGGTGCTGATCGGCGTGGTGCTGATCGTGTGGGCCACACCCCGACTTGCCCGGCGCTGCGGCGTGGCCGAGGTGAGTGCGCTTTGGCTTGGAGCCGCCAATCCGCTGTTGATCATGCACCTGGTCGCCGGCATCCATAACGAGGCGCTGATGCTCGGCCTGATGCTGACCGGCGCCGAGTTCGCACTGCGCGGCCTGGACGCCGCCAGGTTGAAGCCGACGTCGTGGCGACCCGGCCCGGATTGGGAACCGCTGGGCATGCTGCTCGGGGGGTCGATCCTCATCGTCCTGTCGTCGCAGGTCAAGCTGCCATCCCTGCTGGCGCTCGGGTTCGTCACCACGGCGTTGGCCTACCGCAACGGCGGCACCGTCAAGGCACTACTGCTGACCGGTAGTGCGATGGCGGGGCTGTCAGTCGCGGTGATGGCCCTGGTGGGCTGGGCCAGCGGACTCGGGTTTGGCTGGGTGTTCACGCTGGGCACCGCCAACGTGGTCCGCAGCTGGATGTCGCCGCCAACGCTGCTGGCCCTCGGCACTGGGCAGGTGGGCATCCTGCTGGGACTGGGCGATCACACCACCGCGATACTGGCGCTGACGCGTGGCATCGGCGTGCTGATCATCATGGTCGTGGTTAGTTGGCTGCTGCTGGCCGTTTTCCGCGGTCGGCTGCACCCGATCGGGGGCCTCGGCGTGGCGCTGGGCCTGACCGTGCTGCTGTTCCCGGTGGTGCAGCCCTGGTATCTGCTCTGGGCGATCATTCCGCTGGCCGCCTGGGCGACCCGCACCGGATTCCGGGTCGCGGCGATCATGGTCACCCTCATCGTCGGCATCCTGGGCCCGACCGCCAACGGTGACCGTTTTGCCCTGTTCCAGATCATCGACGCGACGCTGGCCAGCATCATCATCGTGGTGGTGATCATCGCGGTGACCTACACCCGCCTGCCGTGGCGAGCACTACCGGAGGACGACGAAGCGAACGTGCCGGTAGGGGCGCATGCCGCGTCGGACACAGCGCCCGTCGAACAGGACCCGACAGTGGCTTCCCAAGTGAGTCCCGCCACCCCGCGCTCCAAAGCCGCGCCCGACGCCTACGCTGATTCCACGTGA